Genomic DNA from Bacillus sp. SM2101:
TATTTTTCACAAATCCTCGAACATCATTTTCAAGTTTTGCATAGCATAAAACATTTTTATGTACGTGAAAAATTTCTTCTTCTGTCAGCAAATTTTCTCCATTTTGATTATGATACATTACAATTGAACTAACTATTAAAATAGCAAAAGCCCTATTAAAAACCGTATCATCTCCTTTTGCCCCTATGTTATAAAACAAATGTTGATCAGACAATGACAGCTTCAATAAATCTTTTAATTGATTATCTGATAAGGCTTTTTCTCTAATCAACTGGTGAAAAAGAGAATAAATTAGTTCATCTCTTAATTCTGAATCTGTTGATCCTAGATGTTTCATCATTGCAGTTGTTAATTGATCTAAATTTACATCTACTGGTACACTCCAGTTATTGGACTTAATTTGTAGTAGTAAAGATTTCAGCTGTTTAACTTCATTCATGTAAATCCAGCTCCTTATTATTTTGTAACTTTAAATCAAACACCCATTCATCATAACAAAACAACACTGACATAAACTTGTCAGTGTTGTTTATATTTTTTCATGATTTGTTGACATTTTTCAGATAATTGACTTATAAGCATAGGTGGCTCAATAATCGTCACTTCATCTATATTCGTTATTGATAATCTTATAATATCATCAACATACGCCCAAAACTGTAACGTAACTATATTTCCACAGTCTTTTACGACAGAATCTAGAAACATATAATCATGTTTAACTGTTTCATATAGGCTCTTATCCATTGATAACGTAACATTTATTTTATCGTCTTGCCCTTGCTTCTTGTTTTGCATTAATTCATCTAGTAATGTTGAAGAATATGTATTTTCTGAAATACTTATTTCCTTTATTCTGTCTAATCTAAAGCATCTATCCTGCTTTCTTAGGTGGCAAAAACTATTAATATACCAACCACCACTATCATAAAATAGTTGATATGGAGTTACTTCTCTTTCAATCAGTACATTTGTTTTAGGTGAGTAGTACTGTATAACTATATTTTTGTATTCAAGAAAGCTATCAATAATAATTTGAATTACATCTTTCTTATAAGAACCTGGGAAAATATCATTTATAAAAAAAGTTATTTTCTCTAATAAAGTAAGATATTTTTCCTTCTTATTGTTATCTAGGATGTTAAGTAGCTTATACTTTAATGATACGTAGTCTTCTTGCATATTCGGAACTTTAATAATTTCTCCTAACCGCAAGCTCATTAATAAATATAAGATTTCTTTTTCGTTAAAAGCAACACTTGGTATGAAATAGTTATCATCTATTTGATAACCTCCACCAAATCCTTCTAAGGATATGATAGGTATGTTTAATTGACTAAGTGCCTCTATATCCCTATAAATTGTTCTTTCACTTACTTCAAATAGATCTGAAATTTGCTTAGCTGTTAGCTGTTCGTGTTCTTTTAATGCATAAATAATTCCAACCAACCGCTCCATCTTTTTCATATATAATCTCCTATAGTTTACGAGTTTTATGTTAAAATTTTATACTTATGTAGATATAACAACAATATTTTTTTAAAAAGAGTACCAAAGCAAAGGCTTTGATTATACTTCAGCTCCTTCAAATATCGTTATTGTAATCCGATTATATCAGAGTTTCATATATGTGTAGTTATAAAAAAAGAACTGGTTATGCTATTTAAGTACATAGGTTCCGGTTTTATACCAGAACCTTCGTAATGGTTATATTATGTTTCCCAAATAAAAGCTAATAACTTGATTAACGCATCCACGATCCTCACACCTTTCCACATCGTAATTTAAGACTCTTTTCGGTATTTATTTGCTTCTTTTTTACTAACTTAATTGAAAAAGTGGTACCACGAACCTATACGAAAAAAGCCTTATTATATGTAGATGTTATGCGATAAGGTTATATGTGATACATGATCTATTGTACAATTTTAAACAATTGTGATATTCTAATCATAGACAAGCTGTTCTTGCATACAATAAAAAAGACCGCGAGTGTCGTCACCACTCACGGTATTGAACAATAAACGATTCCTAGAGGATCGGCTTATAGTCAAAGTAGACCACCCACTGCTCCGATAAAGCGTTAAGGGTGGTCTATTTTTTGTCGTTTTTGTTAAAAGACAGCATTGAAATGACGAGAGCAGCAAACGCTACAGCGAACATCAACGCTTCAAATACCGTCATATGCTTCACCCCCCTTTCAATGGGAATGAAGCCGACCACCCTTTAGAAATTCGTTATTGTATGCCTATTATATCACGATTACCTAATAATCCCCTAATTTAGTACAACCTCCAATTAATCCAACCCCTACCATATTATATGTAATCATACAAAAATACGTATGGAGTGATGTACAAGCATAAAAAAAATGTGCAAAGAACCGTCTAAAATCACCCATAACAAAATATTTCAGTTTTATACGTAACCTATTTACACCCTATTTAGTATACATCTCTATACATAAATAAAACACATCCATATAATAAATTATCACTTAGTTTAGGAGTTGAGGATGTGTGTAAAACACGATGTGGATGTAATCAAGCTGTTAGGCAAACCCTCGTTGATATGAATCAATTTGTATTACATCCAAATACTGCAAGTAGTATTGCTCAAAATATCCCCATTACACCAGATTTTTTGACATTAGCACAACTATCACTTGAACATCTTATGCCAGGGGATTTTGTTTTATTGAATGCCACTGTAGGGTCTGAGGTACTCAGTGATTCTCCAGAATTATTATATAGCATCTATCGTAACACAATTAGTCCATCAAACCTCATCTTTAGCACGAAAACAGAATTAGAAGGAAGTATTCCTAATTTTAGTAATGAATTCAGTATAGATACATTTAGACATGTAGATATGAATCCAACCTTAGGGAAAGTAAAATACATCCTAACAGTTGAGTGTGTTGATTTTAATGCTATGGCTCAAGTAGTAGGACCTCTCACTTTCGTTATACAACAAATCAGAAAACCTCAGTCAGGAAAGTGTATGTGTGACAAAACTGTTGCTCAAAAATTAATAGATATGAATCAATTTGTATTACATCCAAATACAATAGAAGCTTCGTCTGAAGATATACCATTATCACCAAATTTCTTGACGTTAGCAGAACTATCATTGGATAACATCATGCTCAAGGATCATGTTTTATTAGAGGCTACTGTTGGCACAGAAGCTTTAGCAAATGTATCTGAAATAATTTATAAAATATATCGGAATTCAGTAAGCCCAGCCAATCTAATTTTTAGTGCGAAAACAGAATTAGTAGCAGGTATTGATTTCAATATTGATAGCTTAACTCATGTTGATTTAAATCCACCTTTAGGAAAGGTTAAATATATACTTACAGTGGAAGGCCTTGCTCAAAATGCAATGGCCAGGGTAATAGGTCCAACTACATTTGTTATCCAACAAATTAGCAAAGATCAAATTGGAAAAAGTAGTTGCAGCATTCCTGCTAAAACAAAACTAATAGATGTACATCAATATGTATTAAACCCAAATACTTCAGCAAGTATTATGAAAAATATCCCTATATCACCACAGTTTTTGACACTAGTAGTATTAATTGTAGATAAAGTGATGATGGAAGAGAAGATTATATTAAATGCGACGATTGGCTCTGAAGTACAGGACGATTCACCTGAATTAATATATAAGATATATAGAAATACGGTAAACCCAACCAATCTAATTTTTAGTGCAAAAACCGAATTGGAAAATGAAGTAAACGATTTTAGCATTGATAGCTTTACACACGTTGATTTGAAACCAACTTTAGGTAAGGTGAAGTATATATTAACCGTAGAAAATACTGATATTAACTCGATAGGATCAATAATTGGACCCATAACTTTTACATCTAAAAAAATCATTTCTAGTTAGACAGCATAGTTCCACTTAAAGTATTGAATGTTAAAAGCCAATCTATTCATGAATAGATCAGCTTTTAACATTTAAATATTCTAGGTTATTTTTTAATCAAATCATCCTTAGGTGCCACCCAAAAAGCGAAAATTAATGATGTAATAACGATTAATATAGGTGCATAGAAAATAATAAAGCTATTCATTCATCATCCTCCTTACACATGATTGTTTCCCTTACCTTGGACGTACTCCTTATTAAATAGAAATAACTTCAGCAAAAGGTAGAGAGAAGGAATGAGTAATCCTAGTCCAGCAACAAACGCAATAATTAAAGCAATCGCCATCGTATCATTTGTAAAGCTATCGTACATTGTAAGATAGGGATACATTAAATAAGGATAATGCGATACGCCATACCCCAAAAAAGCTAGAAAAAATTGGCCTACTAACAATCCAAATGCTAATCCAAATGCTTTTCGTTTCCATAGTAAAATCACAGTACCAATAAATAAGAAAAATGACAAACCAAATATCCACCATAAATCTAATAAATTCTCAAAGTGAATTGAGTTATGTGATCGCAATTCAATAATAATCCCTGAGGCTGTAACAATGGTTGGTAATGCAGAAACGAGAGCATATCTTCTGAACAATTCTGTTGCTTTATGATCTTGTGCATAATAAGCATACCATGTTAAAAAAACAGCAGATATATATAGAACAGCGGACAAACTAAGAATGACAATACTCCACGTCAAGGGGCTTGTGAACAAGTCAACATAATTTAGTATTGGACCAGATGACTTCATTGTAACAAAGCCACCCTCGGAAATGGTTAAAACGATAGACAATGAAGCAGGTATAAATAATCCTGTCAGACCGTACAACATCGTATACGTATTTTTTTGACCCTTACCATAAGTTGCAAAAGCGTAATAAGATCCTCTTATGGCTATAAGTATAATCGCTAAACTAACTGGAATTAGTAATGTTGTGCCATAATAAAATGCAGTTTTTGGAAAAAAGCCAATCATGCCTACGAAGAAAAAAACGAGAAAAACGTTTGTAACTTCCCAAACTGGTGACAAATAACGTTGAATGAGCTTCGTTAAAATATGCTGCTTACGTGTAAGTGTGCTATACGCATTAAAAAAACCAGCACCAAAATCAATAGAAGCCACAATTACATAGCCAAAGAGAAAGAGCCATAATACTGATATACCAATTACTTGAAGAGTCATACTGAGCCACCTGCTTTCTCAAGTGCTCGATCTGACAATTCTTGTTCAACTGTATTTTTTCTAAACATTTGTGAAAGAACGATGATACTACTTATTGTTAAAACTACATATAATCCTGAAAATGCATATAGCATTTTATCAACATGTTGAGTTGTAGTTGCAGCATCGTTTGTTCGCAAAAGTTGATATAGTATCCACGGCTGTCGACCAACTTCTGTAAACCACCAACCTACCTCGATAGCAATCATTGCTAAAGGTCCACCAAGTACCACCATCCAACGGAACCATTTCGTCAAAATAAAATTCCATTTCTTCCAAATGGCTAATAAGTAAACGCCTGATAAAATTGTTAATAAAATTCCAATCGTAATCATTAAATCGAATAAATAATGAATATAAAGCGGTGGTATTTCATCTTCAGGAATTTGATCTAGCCCAATTACTTCAGCGCTTGGAAAACCAAAAGCTAATATACTGAGCGCATATGGTATGTTTAAGCTATACTTCACTTCCTCTTCACTTAAAACTCCGTATAAAACGAGTGGAGCTTCACTTTTTGTGTCAAAATGCCATTCAGCTGCCGCTAACTTTTCAGGTTGATATTCTGCTAGATACTTCCCAGAGAAATCACCAATTATAGCGGAAGCAAGTGAAAAAACTAGACCAAGTTTCATAGTTAAAAACAACGCCTTTTTATGATATTCATGCTTTGATCCTTTAAGCATGCGAAAAGCAGCAATTGATGCTAAGACAAATGCTGAAGTCATATAGGCAGTTGTCAACACATGTGCTACCTTCGTAGGCATTGCTGGGTTAAACATTGCTAATAAAGGCTGAATGTTGACAAGTTCCCCTTCTACAATGTCAAACCCTTGTGGAGCATTCATAAAGGCATTTACAATCGTTATAAAAATAGCTGAAAAGGATGCCCCAATAGCAACAGGTAATAACAATAACAAATGCTTTCGCTGATTTTCAAAACGATCCCATGTGTATAAATAAATGCCAAGAAATATCGCTTCAAAGAAAAAGGCGAATGTTTCCATAAATAATGGTAACGCAATGACATTACCTGCAAGCTCCATAAAGTTTGGCCATAAAAGTGAGAGTTGTAAACCAATTGCAGTCCCTGTAACTACACCAACCGCAACTGTTATAATAAAGCCACGTGTCCACCTTCTTGCTAAAAGGATGTAGTGTTCATCTTGCTTTTTAATTCCTACCCACTGTGCGATCATAATGATAAGTGGGACACCAACACCTATTGTTGCAAAAATAATATGTACGGATAGTGTTAACTCCGTCAAAATACGACTAAAAAAGACTGCCTCTTCATTTACCATGGAAAAGCCTCCTCCTTACCCTGAAAAAACACGTCCTAAAAAGGATAAACCTAAGATAAATGCAACTAGAAATGTTATTAAAGCTAATGTTTTCTCCTGTTTTTTATACATAACACCGCCCCTTCAAGATCAGAATATCACAAAATAAACGCCTTTAACGGTGACAGTTAAGCGTCATTTTTGTGTTGTAATTATGAAGTATGAACGTTTATTAATACCTGGATTGGAAATTGTTGTTGGTGGAAAAAAATAAAAAAAGGATAAACCTCACGACTCTTTCCCAT
This window encodes:
- a CDS encoding cytochrome ubiquinol oxidase subunit I, whose amino-acid sequence is MVNEEAVFFSRILTELTLSVHIIFATIGVGVPLIIMIAQWVGIKKQDEHYILLARRWTRGFIITVAVGVVTGTAIGLQLSLLWPNFMELAGNVIALPLFMETFAFFFEAIFLGIYLYTWDRFENQRKHLLLLLPVAIGASFSAIFITIVNAFMNAPQGFDIVEGELVNIQPLLAMFNPAMPTKVAHVLTTAYMTSAFVLASIAAFRMLKGSKHEYHKKALFLTMKLGLVFSLASAIIGDFSGKYLAEYQPEKLAAAEWHFDTKSEAPLVLYGVLSEEEVKYSLNIPYALSILAFGFPSAEVIGLDQIPEDEIPPLYIHYLFDLMITIGILLTILSGVYLLAIWKKWNFILTKWFRWMVVLGGPLAMIAIEVGWWFTEVGRQPWILYQLLRTNDAATTTQHVDKMLYAFSGLYVVLTISSIIVLSQMFRKNTVEQELSDRALEKAGGSV
- a CDS encoding cytochrome d ubiquinol oxidase subunit II, with product MTLQVIGISVLWLFLFGYVIVASIDFGAGFFNAYSTLTRKQHILTKLIQRYLSPVWEVTNVFLVFFFVGMIGFFPKTAFYYGTTLLIPVSLAIILIAIRGSYYAFATYGKGQKNTYTMLYGLTGLFIPASLSIVLTISEGGFVTMKSSGPILNYVDLFTSPLTWSIVILSLSAVLYISAVFLTWYAYYAQDHKATELFRRYALVSALPTIVTASGIIIELRSHNSIHFENLLDLWWIFGLSFFLFIGTVILLWKRKAFGLAFGLLVGQFFLAFLGYGVSHYPYLMYPYLTMYDSFTNDTMAIALIIAFVAGLGLLIPSLYLLLKLFLFNKEYVQGKGNNHV
- a CDS encoding YafY family protein, whose amino-acid sequence is MKKMERLVGIIYALKEHEQLTAKQISDLFEVSERTIYRDIEALSQLNIPIISLEGFGGGYQIDDNYFIPSVAFNEKEILYLLMSLRLGEIIKVPNMQEDYVSLKYKLLNILDNNKKEKYLTLLEKITFFINDIFPGSYKKDVIQIIIDSFLEYKNIVIQYYSPKTNVLIEREVTPYQLFYDSGGWYINSFCHLRKQDRCFRLDRIKEISISENTYSSTLLDELMQNKKQGQDDKINVTLSMDKSLYETVKHDYMFLDSVVKDCGNIVTLQFWAYVDDIIRLSITNIDEVTIIEPPMLISQLSEKCQQIMKKYKQH
- a CDS encoding DUF2785 domain-containing protein, with translation MNEVKQLKSLLLQIKSNNWSVPVDVNLDQLTTAMMKHLGSTDSELRDELIYSLFHQLIREKALSDNQLKDLLKLSLSDQHLFYNIGAKGDDTVFNRAFAILIVSSIVMYHNQNGENLLTEEEIFHVHKNVLCYAKLENDVRGFVKNKGWAHSTAHLADALNELAICKVMKKIQLTDILEAVKEKVCIKDYTYINEEDERLITAVTSIMERNILSDEEITTWIQQFDNIEQIKNSQQQHCLLVNRKNFLRSLYFRFKQNEVCRPFTATIETVLNKISFVY
- a CDS encoding putative holin-like toxin — its product is MTVFEALMFAVAFAALVISMLSFNKNDKK